A genome region from Paradevosia shaoguanensis includes the following:
- a CDS encoding type II toxin-antitoxin system HicA family toxin has product MTSAQFRRWLAKQGCTFEPGNGGHLLVRRGNTRSVLPMHGSGKELGTGLVRKIKKDLGLE; this is encoded by the coding sequence ATGACGAGTGCTCAGTTCAGGCGCTGGTTGGCTAAACAGGGTTGCACGTTCGAGCCCGGTAATGGTGGCCATCTCCTCGTGCGTCGAGGAAACACACGCTCCGTTCTTCCAATGCACGGCAGTGGCAAGGAACTGGGAACGGGCCTGGTCCGCAAGATCAAGAAGGATCTCGGTTTGGAGTGA
- a CDS encoding type II toxin-antitoxin system HicB family antitoxin yields MRYAVELTPDDNGTLLATVPDLPEVATFGENEEVALGHAIDAIATAIQGRMSDRETVPEPGPVGQHSVTLPALSVMKVALYRAMLAAGLRKSDLGRRLGWKPAQVDRLFNLRHASRVDQIEEAFRVLGKSLEIEVRDAA; encoded by the coding sequence ATGCGTTACGCCGTGGAACTGACGCCTGATGATAATGGCACATTACTCGCCACAGTGCCGGATCTGCCTGAAGTTGCGACATTCGGGGAAAACGAGGAGGTTGCCCTGGGGCATGCAATCGATGCGATAGCAACCGCGATTCAGGGGCGTATGTCCGACCGGGAAACTGTTCCTGAGCCGGGCCCGGTCGGGCAACATAGTGTTACCTTGCCTGCCTTGTCCGTGATGAAAGTTGCCCTCTATCGGGCCATGCTCGCCGCGGGTCTGCGCAAATCCGACCTCGGACGCCGGCTGGGCTGGAAACCGGCACAGGTCGATCGGCTGTTCAACTTGCGCCACGCATCAAGGGTCGATCAGATCGAGGAGGCCTTTCGCGTATTGGGCAAGTCGCTTGAAATTGAGGTGCGGGACGCAGCCTAA
- a CDS encoding aldo/keto reductase, which translates to MAGAKPVFETRRIGETDLRITTLGLGGATLAGMRERVPPEEARATVSAALDAGITYFDTAPRYGTGLSERLMGDVLRDRRAGTVLSTKVGRLLKPLFGPRPADFQFAGALPFEEIFDYSYDAIMRSFEDSQQRLGLNKIDILYVHDIGVGTHGVEGNQPFWKQLETGGYKALEELKRSGQISAFGLGVNEWEVLMDAFELGDWDVFLLAGRYTLLEQTSLNPFLSTCIKRKASVVAAAPFNSGILVGGTTWNYVAAPQDVLDRVRAIETICADFNVPLPAAALQFPLTHPAVCTVLPGPRSPQELEGILGWWQVNIPDGFWSALADKGLLSGGTPLPGGQAV; encoded by the coding sequence ATGGCAGGCGCAAAACCAGTTTTCGAAACCCGGCGGATCGGAGAAACCGACCTCAGGATCACGACGCTCGGGCTGGGCGGGGCGACCTTGGCCGGCATGCGCGAGCGCGTGCCGCCAGAGGAGGCGCGCGCCACGGTCTCTGCTGCGCTCGATGCCGGCATCACCTATTTCGATACCGCCCCCCGCTACGGCACCGGCCTCTCCGAACGCCTTATGGGCGACGTGCTGCGCGATCGCCGCGCGGGCACCGTGCTTTCGACCAAGGTCGGGCGCCTGCTCAAGCCGCTTTTCGGGCCGCGCCCGGCTGATTTCCAGTTTGCCGGCGCCCTGCCCTTCGAGGAAATCTTCGACTATTCCTACGACGCCATCATGCGCTCGTTCGAGGACAGCCAGCAGCGACTGGGCCTCAACAAGATCGACATCCTCTACGTCCACGATATCGGCGTCGGCACGCATGGCGTCGAGGGCAATCAGCCGTTCTGGAAGCAGCTCGAGACAGGCGGCTACAAGGCCCTGGAGGAGCTCAAGCGCTCGGGGCAGATTTCGGCCTTCGGGCTGGGCGTCAATGAGTGGGAAGTGCTCATGGATGCCTTCGAGCTCGGCGACTGGGACGTGTTCCTGCTCGCCGGCCGCTACACGCTCCTGGAACAGACCTCGCTCAATCCGTTCCTCTCGACCTGCATCAAGCGCAAGGCCTCGGTCGTGGCCGCAGCGCCCTTCAATTCAGGCATCCTGGTGGGCGGCACGACGTGGAACTACGTCGCCGCGCCGCAGGATGTGCTCGACCGCGTCCGCGCCATCGAGACCATCTGCGCCGATTTCAACGTCCCCCTGCCCGCCGCCGCCCTGCAATTCCCACTGACGCATCCGGCCGTCTGCACCGTGCTCCCCGGGCCACGCAGCCCGCAGGAACTGGAGGGGATTCTGGGCTGGTGGCAGGTGAATATTCCGGATGGATTCTGGAGCGCTCTGGCGGACAAGGGATTGCTGTCGGGCGGAACGCCACTGCCAGGGGGGCAGGCGGTTTAG